Proteins encoded by one window of Enterococcus faecalis:
- a CDS encoding ring-cleaving dioxygenase: MHAQFHHVSLLARHGQENQSFYTKLLGLRFVKNTVNQDNNRMPHYFYGDYQGTPGSLVTFFIVPLLGNRYEEKNYLATIGLKIPQNSLSFWEQRLTENKIPFNKKEKSLHFSDPDDTHIILTEVPENPLKETLVVSNDIPAAVQIIGLASTEFHVPDSEKTLAFFETFLGWQAVGNTIILSETESFSVHQTTSDKTSRMGRGSMDHIAFSVADDEALQELHTRALAQGWEIEMYVSRGYFKSLYIREPGGNRVEFATLAPGFTLDEPLEHLGETLALPPFLEPKRTAIEANLYKDM; this comes from the coding sequence ATGCATGCTCAATTTCATCATGTTTCACTATTAGCGCGTCATGGTCAAGAAAACCAATCATTCTATACAAAATTGTTAGGCTTACGCTTTGTCAAAAATACCGTAAATCAAGACAACAATCGCATGCCTCATTATTTTTATGGCGATTATCAAGGCACACCGGGAAGCTTAGTAACTTTTTTTATCGTGCCCTTATTAGGCAACCGCTATGAAGAAAAAAATTATTTAGCCACGATTGGCTTAAAAATCCCCCAAAATAGCCTTTCCTTTTGGGAACAACGTTTAACAGAAAATAAAATTCCATTTAACAAAAAAGAAAAGAGCCTACATTTCAGTGATCCAGATGATACGCATATTATCCTGACAGAAGTTCCTGAAAATCCATTAAAAGAAACACTCGTTGTTTCTAACGACATTCCAGCAGCGGTTCAAATTATCGGTTTGGCCTCTACTGAATTTCATGTGCCAGATTCTGAAAAAACCTTGGCCTTTTTTGAAACATTTCTTGGTTGGCAAGCAGTTGGCAATACGATTATTTTAAGTGAGACGGAAAGCTTTTCTGTTCATCAAACAACGTCGGATAAAACAAGCCGAATGGGGCGTGGCAGTATGGATCATATTGCTTTTTCTGTGGCTGATGATGAAGCATTACAAGAACTACACACGCGCGCTTTAGCACAAGGCTGGGAAATTGAAATGTATGTAAGTCGTGGATATTTTAAAAGTTTATACATTCGTGAACCAGGCGGGAATCGGGTTGAATTTGCTACTTTGGCTCCTGGCTTTACATTGGATGAGCCTCTAGAGCATTTAGGGGAAACGTTGGCTTTACCGCCTTTTTTAGAACCAAAACGGACTGCAATTGAAGCCAACCTCTACAAAGACATGTAA